AGGAACTTACCGCCGTCGAGGCCGCCTATTGGCGGCCGCGCACACAGGAAAAGACCCTTCTAGCAGGGGGCTTAGAGTAGGGCTTGCAGGGCGCGGGCAACGCGCAGGACGGTCAGGTCCTCGCCCGGCTTGCCGACGACCTGCACCGCATCACCCACGCCTTCTTCCTCTTCGCCGCGCAGCGGCACCGTAATGGCTGGCCAGCCGAGCACATTGAATGGCTCGGTCCACCGCCGCAGGCTCGCGGCCGACTCCGCGGTATTGTCCGGGGTGATATCGGACCACTTGAGGGGGCCGGAATCGAGGGTGGGGGTGAGGATAATGGGGGCGTCGGCAAGCAGGGCAAGGGCGTCTTCGCGCAGCTTCTCTACGCCCCGTGCGGCCGCGTCGTAGTCTTCCTGGCTGATATCTTCTCCACCCAGAACGCGCTGCAAGATAACGTCTTGGTACTTATCGCGCTGATCCAGCAACGGCCGGTGGACGTCATAGACTTCCTTCAGGCGCATCGGCTCATAGAGCTTGGCCGTAGCGGCGATGGTGTCTTCCAAGTCCGCACCCTCGGTGAGCTCAAAGTCAGATCGCTCCAGCGCGGCCAGAAGATTAGCGAAGCGCTCGCCCTTGGCCTTAAGGGCCGTGACATCAACAGCAGAAACGTCCTGCGCCGCGGCCGACTCCTCATCCGCAGTGGCAATAAAAGCCTGCTCAATCAGGTCAATCGAGCTGGCGAAGAAACCAATGCAATCAAAGCTCGGGGCAAAGGGGAAGACACCTTCGACCGGAATCACCCCAAAGGTGGGCTTGAACCCCAGCACGCCTTGGCATGCGGCCGGCACGCGCACCGAGCCGGCGCTATCGGAGCCCACCGTAAGCTGCAGCGCCCCGCAAGCCACCAGCGCCGCCGAACCGGAGCTCGATCCCCCGCCGCACACCTCCGGATCGCGCGGGTTGATCACGCGACCAAAAGCCGAGGCATCGCCCAAAATGCCATAGGAAAACTCCTGCAGGTTCGCCTTCGCTACCGGCAGGGCACCCTTCGCCGTCAAACGCTGCACCACCGGTGCATCCTTAACCGGAGTGCGGCCCACATTCACCTCGGTGCCGCAGGTGGTAGACACCCCAGCGACATCCACGATGTCCTTGAACGCCACCGGCAGGCCCTTGAGGGTCGGCGAAAGATCCACCGCGTGTTCATCAAACGGGATGATGGTAATCACCGCATTATGATTCTGCTGGGCACGGTTTAGGCGATCAGAAACAGTAGGCATATCGGGAGCTAAGTCCTTTCAACGTCGGCGTCGTTTGATGCCGACGATGTAATAGAAGGGGGCAGATAGTACCACCGTACATCAGGATTTGGTGAACAATTTCCCGTTTCTGGGCAAAGCGCTGATTTTAAAGTGTTATCTAGCAAAAATCCCCAGCGCATCCCAAGCTAGCCAGCCGCCTTCTCGGAGGGTGAAGACCAGCTCGTTTTCACCTTCTTGCAAGGTGTTCTCTGGGAGCGCAAATTCGATTGCTGCGGGGCGAAGCGAGGTCGGCTCCCCGCTGGCATCGCCCTGGCGCGAACCCTTCGTTGCGCCCTGTGGGAGCTCCACTTGCTTATGAAAGTCATTGATCGTGACGTCGAGAATGCCGCCGAGCTTAGTGGTATCAATGAGCCACAAGGCAAGTGCAGTTTTCGCAGTGGGTTGGTTCAGGTTGACGGTCCATTTCAGCGTATAGGCCTTGCTGCCAGCCCACTTATCGCCGGGGCCGGGGAGGAGATAGGGGACGTCGGCAGGCTTAGCATCCGGTCCAACAGTGATTGTCTGGTCTGGGTGCGCGGTGACGATCTTCTTGTAATCCTTTGGGGAATACTGAAACTCCGTGCCCTTTCGGTCAAAGGAACCAATCGTAGCTAGCGCTGTGCCAGCAGTGACCGAAGGCAGGGAGGTAGACGTCGCCTTGCCAGAAGGAGTGGACTCAGCACCGGCAGCATCCACCACCTTGACGTAATAAGTCCACTTTTCACCGGCAACATCGCGCCGGGAGTGGCGGAAGAAGGGAAAGATGGTCTTGCCCAGCAGCACGTCTACACCGTTGGGATCAGTGCCGATGACGCGGTAGTGATCCAAAACGACGTCCCAGGAGGCAGGCTCCCAGGTGACGTAATTTTCCATGAGCTGCGGTTCCGCCTGAACACCGGTTGCGGCTGGCGGAGCAGCAACCGCACCAGGAGCTGGGGTAGAGGAATCCTGGTCAGAAGAGTTCTTGCGGGAAGAACCGCGGCGAGAGGAAGAAGAGGAAAGCGAGCTAAAAAGTCCCATGATGAATTGTCCTTTCGGGGTTTAGAGGGAGCGCAGCGTGTGCTCGCCGGCATTGGTGCGGAAGGAGAAAGCAGTCTCACGCGGGGCAGTATCATCGCGCTCAATCCAAGGCACCACGACGAATTCGGAATCGAGGTGCTCACGGGTAGCGCGCACCTTGATATAGCCACGGCGCTTGTCCATGGCCTTCACATAGGGCTTTTCTAGCCACTCGGTGCTCTTGGAGCCGGCGAAGCCATCGCCATCGGAAGCAATGGAAGTGGCGACCAATTCCACGCCTACAGGCTGGCCGGAGTCTGTTTGGATCTCCGCAGCGCAGTGCTGATGAATATCGCCGGTGAAGACAACGGGGTCACTTACCTTAGAGAGGGATTCGATAAGGCGGCGGCGCGCTGCAGGGAAACCATCCCACTGGTCGGTGCTATCGGCGATCGGCACGACCACCACGCTGTTAACCACCACGTTCCACTGTGCTGGGGAAGTGGCGAGCTTATCGTTGAGCCACTGCTCCTGCTCCGCGCCCAAGATGCTGGCATCTTCTGCGGCCTCTTCGCGGTATTGGCGGGTATCGACCAGATTGAAACGCATTAGCGTGCCCACGTCGAAGGAATCATAGATGCGGTTATTGGGGCCATCGGGAAGCGCGGGCGGGGCAACCGGCAGATTCTCATAGAAGGCGCGGTAGGCCGCTGCGCGCTGGTAGAGGAAGTGCTCGGCCTTGGTGCCAATCTCGGACCACTTACCGGCGTAGTTATTTTCTACTTCGTGGTCATCCCACACAATGGCCATCGCGGCTCGCGCATGCGCGGCCTGCAGGTGCTCATCGGACTTGAAGAGCGAGTAGCGCAGGCGATACTGCTCCAGGGTCTCCACCTTTGCCTTGAAGACATCGGGCACGCTTGCGCCTTGGCGCCAGAGATTATCGCCTTCCACAATGCCGTATTCGTAGATATAGTCACCCACGAAAATTGTCATATCTAGGTCCGGTTCCTGCGCAATATGCTTCCACGGGGTGAAATAGCCGTGGTACCACGCCTGGCAGGAAGCGACGGTGAAGGTGAAATTATCCACCTTTGCGTCGGGCGCGGGCAGAGTCTTAAACCGACCTACTGGGCTCACCTTGCCATCCACGCGGAAGCGATAAAAATACTCAGTGGCGGGCTCCAGCCCAGTCACCTGCGGGTGCACCGAGTGTGCCAGCTCTCGTTGAGCTAGGGCTTCGCCTCGCTTGACGACGTCCCCAAACCCCTCATCCTTCGCAACTTCCCAACCCACGCGAACATCGCCGCCGGTCATTCCACCATGGCCATCCTCGGCCAGCGGTTCAGGGGCCAGGCGCGTCCACAAGATCATCGAATCGTGCCGCGGCGTGCCCGCCGCTACACCTAGGCCAAAAAGATCCGAATCCTGCGGCAGTTCACCGCCTTGCGACGATCCCCATGAACTCAGACTCGACTGTGCACCCGCCTTGGCCGGTGCATTAATTCCCGCAGCCACTGCTGCTGCAGAAACACCAGCAATCTGCAGGAAATTTCGACGATTAAAAGAGGAACGACTATTTGAATCAGACATACAAAGCTCCACTAAAGGTTCAAAGATGACTCAAAACTATCTTCACCTCGTTAACATGCAGTAAAGTTCTGTTGAATGAGACTGGAAAGCGCTGACTTTCCGTTTAGAGGGTGAGATTCCTGTTTTGTATTGAGTTAAAAGGTACTTTTAGAACTCAATCAAGGGTTCTAACAATCGACCGGGGAATGGAGTTTAAATGGAGAGAGAATGCGAAGAGTGCTTCGAGTCTGGTTACGAAATCCCTGATTACCTACAGGAATGTCTAAAACCAGATCTAGAAATATGGCGCGAAAGCGAATACCGAGAAGAAAGAAACGACTACTTCTGGACCTTTGAGCTCTTCGGTCGAACAGGGGAAAAACTATATTCTTTCCTTCTTGAACCGACCTATGATGAACAGCAATATGAAGTATCCCATGTGGAGAAGACGGGAAATTGGTCGAACTATTTGGAAGAAGGTTTTCTCACAAAATTTAACAGTAAGCAAGAGGCTATAGAAAGCTTGGGGTTGAAAAGAAACTGCTTTGCCAAGAATCTTGCTCGAAATGTAGTGGACTATCGACGGCGCTTTTATGCAGCTCAAAGGCTAGAAGTTAATGCTGTCCATGAGGCTTTGAAAACAGAGGAGCTGTTAGAGGAACTTCGAGAAATCTATCCCGAGACCGAAAAAGTTATCCCACGTGCACAGGGCTTTCTCCAAAAATGCGAAATGTTGGTGTCTGATGGGGGGTACTTAGACCACTTAATTCAATCGGAAGCTGAACATCGACTAACTAAGGAACAAAGGTGGAAAGAGTATGGAGAAGAATACAATGATTCTTTAGGGCCGTTCTGGGATCCCTATAACATTTCAGAGTCAGTATGTGGCGATTGGGAATCCCATGGGCGTCGTGAATCAACTTATGAGGAACTCCGCCTGCAGTGGGAGGCTGGGAAGTGTTTGTTTCACGTTGGAGTTGATTTCGACGACGTGAGGTTGCCTAATCAACACATTACTGGTTGGTTTGAAGCTCTAGTTGATCAAGCGGAATTTTATCTGAAAGATTTGAAAAGTTCGTATGACACAAAGAGTAAATGGTATCAACGGGCTACGGTAGCTGATATCGCCGAATACACTTCCGAGATAAGAGAATTCCTTGAATATCCCTACAAAAATTTTACCGAAATGGAGACATTAATACATTCTTGGAGCGAGGTCGCGTCTCGTAACAAGGTTGCACTTGCCGAATTGAGGCAAAAATGGAAGAAGGAGTATGAATGTCTTGCTAGGGAGTTCCACGTCCGCTCCTACCGAACCCACGAATGGCTTTATCGGGCTTACGATTCTGATGGGTCGCTTCTTTATGTAGGAATCTCTAACGCTCCGTTGCTACGTCTCAAATCTCATCAAAGTAGTCTGCGGCAAAGTACTCGGGTTTCGAAGTGGTTCCCGCGAATGGACTTTTATACTTTGCAGCCCTTTTCCACTCGTGAAGCTGTCCTGGAGGCCGAGAAAATGGCGATATTGTCGGAAAAACCTCTGTATAACGTTGAGTTAAATAAGGGTAACGCAAAACGAATTCGTGGATAGAGCCAATTAAGCTTCATTGAAGCAAAGAACTTTCAATCTCCTGCGAGCTCAGCGAACTATTGGCTCGGAAACAAATTAGTTGGATAGTTGAATAAAATATGAATGCGGTAAACGAAGATGTGGGTGTCTCTGATCCCCTAAAGCTCCAGCCCAGCTCCTATATTCCATTGATGTTCGCACTGCTTACGGCAGTGTTTGCCTTCCAGCTCAATGCGTCGATGCTCTCGCCTGCCCTGGCGACGATGGAGGATGAGCTGAGCGCCACCACCGCCCAGATCGGCCTAACACAGACGGCGTTCTTTACGGCCGCGGCATTGTTCTCGCTCTTTCTTCCACGCTGGGGCGACCTTATCGGTCGCAGGAAGGTTCTTGTCGGCATGATGGCGGTTGCTGCGCTGGGCTGCGTGGCTTCCGCCGTCGCGCCCAACGTCGCCGTGCTGCTTATCGGCCGCATCATCCAAGGCGTGGCCGGGCCGACCGTCCCGCTCTGCCTCATCATGCTGCGCCAGCAGGTGCTCAATGAGAAGCAATATGCACTGCTGCTGGGCATTGTGACCTCGGTAAATGGTGGTATTGCGGGCGTGGACGCCCTGGCCGGTGGCTGGCTGGCCGGCAACTTCGGCTACCGCTCGGTCTTTTGGACCATGGCAATACTATGCGCCATCGCGGTAGTAGCAGTGCAGGTATTTACCAAGGAATCCACGGCCACCGAAACCCCGCGCATGGACTGGGCGGGTGTGCTGCCCCTGGCCGTGGCGCTGGGTTGCGTTCTCACCGCATTCAACGAGGCCGGCAAACTTGCCGAGGCCAATTGGTTCCTCGTCATTATCCTTCTCCTCATCGGTGCCGCCGGCTTCTGGGCCTTCTGGAATGTGGAGAAGAAAGTCGCCGACCCGCTCGTGCCGGTGGCTTACCTCAAGCAGCGCCGCACGTGGGCGCTGCTTTCTACCACGTTGCTTACCATGACCGGCGTCTTTGCCGTGATGAACGGCCTCATTCCGAACCTCGGCCAGGACACGGATGCCGGTGCCGGCATTTCCGCCAGCACCATTTCCTGGGTCACCCTTACCCCGTACGCCCTCGCTGGCCTAGTCTTCGGCCCGATTGCCGGTTGGATGGCCTCCAAGCTGGGCTATAAATACGTCCTGCAAACTGGCCTCATCGGTACCGTCGTAGGCCTGGTTATCTCCATTTTCGTGGTGGGCGTTCCGAATGCGTGGACCTTGCTTTTCGTCTCTATTTTCTTGGGTGTAACCTACGCTGGCATTGCCAATATCATGCTCAACGGCTTGGGCATTGTACTTTCGCCGGCCGATAACCAGGGCTACCTGCCCGGCATGAACGCCGGCGCCTTCAACCTCGGCGCGGGCCTGTCTTTCGCCGTGCTCTTTGCAGTTTCCGGTTCCTTCGAGCACGGCTACCGCGCGGGCATGATCGCCGGCGTCATTATTCTGCTTGCGGCCCTTGCCCTGTCCTTCCTCATTCCTCGCCCCGAGTCCATCGATGACACCGTGGCGGCCGTCAACGCCCGAAAGTAGGCTCGTGGCATGACGCGAAAAATCATTCTGGACTGCGACCCCGGCCACGATGATGCGGTGGCCCTGCTCCTAGCTTTGGGCAACCCCGCCATTGACCTGCTGGGCATTACCACCGTCGGCGGCAATCAGACCTTGGATAAGGTCTCCCACAACGCCCTGGTGGTCAAGGAAATCGCCGGCCACCCGGACGTTCCGGTCTTTGCCGGCTGCGATCGCCCACTCGTGCGCCCGGTCGAGGTCGCCGAGGCCATCCACGGCTCTACCGGCATGGACGTCGAGGGCGTTCAACTTCCGGAGCCAAGCACGGCGCTTGCCGACGCCCACGCTATCGACTTCATCATCGACACCATCATGTCCCATGAGCCCGGCACCATCACCCTGGTGCCCACCGGCCCGCTTACCAATATCGCGATGGCCGCGCGCAAGGAGCCGCGCATCGTCGAGCGCGTCAAGGAAGTAGTCCTCATGGGCGGCGGTTACCACGAGGGCAATTGGTCCCCAGTCGCCGAATTCAATATCAAGATCGATCCTGAGGCCGCCCACATCGTCTTCGAAGAGCCCTGGCCCGTCACCATGGTGGGCCTCGATCTCACTCACCAGGCGCTTGCCACCCCAGAGGTCGAAGCCGAAATCAAGGCGCTAAATACTCCCGTCTCCGAGTTCGTTGTGGGCCTTTTCGGATTCTTCCGCAAGGCCTACCAGGCTAACCAGGGCTTTGATAACCCACCGGTCCACGACCCGTGCACCATCGCCTACCTCATCGATCCGGACATCGTTCAGACCCGCAAAGCCCCCGTTCACGTCGAGCTCGCCGGTGCACTGACCACCGGCATGACCGTCACCGATCTGCGCGAGCCTGCCGACGCCTCCTGCCACACCCAAGTCGCCACCACCCTCGACCACGCTGGCTTCTGGCGCCTTGTCACCGACGCCCTCAAAAACCTCGCCTAGGCCGCGGTCGCTTCGCGGACAGTCCAACTTTTAGCCACGTTATGGCTCCTGAACCGCCAGTTTGGGGCCACAACGTGGCTGTTTTGTACTCCAATGATTCACCTCTCCTTGGCTTGTGCCTTTGGGAAGCCATTATGGAGTTTCGTGTGGTTCTAATGGAAGGAATTCGAGATTCGGGGCCACAAGGTGAAGCGCTTTCTGGCGAAACTCACGAATTGAGGTTTCGAGACTGATGCAAGCGAAAGCTACTGGGTGTCCGTCGAGGAAGAATGAAATCGTCTCATCCTGTAAGTTTCGCCCCGAAGAAGCGTAGAGCATGATGCCCTTTGCGGTTTTCCATTCTCCGCCAAGCGCTTCTTGGCTACGTAAGTAGGCATAAAGCTGATAAAGGTGCGGGCTCTTCAAGGATTCGTTTCCTACGCGATTCTCAATAAACATATTCGTGAACTTGGCATCAATAACTGTAATTTCACCTTCTGGTGATCGCAGAATGATATCTGTCTGCATACTCGGTAATTGTCTGGGCGTTTGTTGAGCATTCCAGTGCAACCATTCTCCGCTGCTTACTTTCCAACCGATAGGGCTGAGGTGGTATTGAAACAGACCAAATAGAGCCTTTTCGAAAAGCATTCGGAGCTCGTGTTGCGTGAGGTGCTTTCTGCTGAATCGAGTATGGGCGTCATCTCCACGCGCGGGCACGGCTAATTCCAAAAGCAGTCTGGCTACTGCAACCGGTTTCTTATCTGCAGGAGAAAGCCTTCCACGAGGGAAAGCCGTCGATTTCGGCTTGGAAACCCCCATTTGAGCAAGTCTTCGAGCAAGCACCTTACACCGGTGTGCAGCATCGCAACTGTTTACGTCTAAGAGAATTTGTGTTGCATACTCGAGGGCGTACCTAAGGAATCGGTTAACTTTGCTATTGATGGTGAGTTCGTTGAACTCACAGGCAATGAGTCCCTTTTCAAGGAGTTGGTGGCGAGCGGTTTCGTACATGTCAATTCGGCCTCGCACCCGAGTTATATTTCGTTCGGTCAGCGTAAATCCGATGCTTAATTCTCTCCGGAAACGCTTTTCTACAGCGTCACACAGCATTGTTCCAATGAGCTCTGGAAGCTCAACGCCTGCGTCTTCCACCGCGGAATTAGATATATGCCCATCAACGAAAGACTGCGAGGCGTATAACTGGAGCATCCATACACTACGGATAGGAACGTATATGTCTTCCGGTTGTAGCGAATTAGCCGATGAGGACATTGAGAGCCTGCTCTCGCTTCGCAGGATTGTCGAACCAGTACTCTCCTATGAGCGGCTTGAGATCCGAGGCTACTACCTGGTTAAACCATTCCATAGTTGCATTGAAGGAACTGTCTGCTAGCTTTCGGCGTGGAGTAACGAAGCTGTGTCCGATTAGGTAGTCATCACCGAGATTGAAATCGTCTCGAATTAATTGATTAACCTCTTCGATTCTTCGCGCGATTTCACTGAGAGCCTCGTCATTGCGGTTACGATTGGAAACACAAAAATTGCGCCAAGTGGAGCCCAGCTGCGGTACGAGATTAATGAAAGCGAACCTACGGCGTAAAGCCATATCTACCATGGCGAGGGACCTGTCTGCTTGGTTCATTGTGCCGATGACATAGAAGTTATCGGGCAGGAAAACTGCTTCTCCTTCTTGGCTATAAAGCGTGGTAAGCGCATTTTCGGGGTTTCTTTTGTCAGCTTCCAAGAGAGTAAGCATCTCACCAAAAATCTGCGCTGGATTTCCGCGGTTAATCTCTTCAATTACCACTACGTGTGGATTGGAATCCTCCTTAGCTTTTTCCACCGCTTGGAGGAATGGACCATCTTTCAATTCAAGCTTCCCGTTACTGCTGGGACGAAAGCCCTGAACGAAGTCCTCATAAGAAGTAGAAGGGTGGAATTGGACGGAGGTGACTACATCTTCCGCGTCTGACTTGCACAAGATATATGCCAAGCGACGTGCGAGCCAAGTCTTTCCCGTACCCGGTGGGCCTTGGAGAATTAGGTTTTTCTTTTCTTTCAGGCGTTCCAGCATTAGCTCGAGATCGTCTTTCGGGATGAAGCAACCGTCTTCGATAAGTCCAGAAATGGTATACAGGTCTTCTTCCGACGAGGACTCTACGGTTTGGGCAGTAGCATCGGTTGGCTCTTGGTTGAAAACCCATGCTTCATAAGACAATCGGGGAAAATTAGCCGGTTCGATCTCGGCAGTAGTAAGCCATTCTCGGATGTCAGCGAGCGTAAGTAGATAATCTTTACCCGTTGCAACATTCTTCTGAATGTTGATTCCTAGCGCAGAATCTTGGGCAAGATATTTGGTGATGACCGAATCTAAAGAAAGAAAGTAGCGTGGACGCGCCCAGAACAACGCCATGGTGTATGCCGTTATCTGTCGATCTTTGGTCATGGCGTCGAAATCGCTTATGAACTGGGCTTTATTTTCTGGCGTATCTGATTGGCTCAACCTGAGTGCCGAAGCGAAAAGACTCCAGCTGTTATCCCAAAACTCCGGATTTTTAACATCTGACGGTTTAGTGGCAAAACACGAACGCAGGTTATTTAGTTGGGGTAATCCCGAAAAATCGGTAGGCGCTGGAGCTTCAATTCCGAAGACGGTTTTGAAAGCTCGGCAAATTGCGATTTTGTTTGATTCTGAGATTTGCCGGTTAGCAACTCCGAGGATGGTAAACGGATCCATATCTGTAGCTGGCACTTCTTCACCGTTAATGGACCATTTCCATAGATGCTTGAATCGGAGTGGGCGTGCTGAAATTTCAGCAGCTTCCTTAAGCTTTTCCAGTAGTTCAGCGCGATTATCTTTGAAGGTGAGCAACTTCGTGGCGAACTCTTCGAAAAAATCCGGCCAATCAAATGAAGGGGACAATGGAGTCTCGAAGGAAAAGTCAGGATCTCCCATGCCTTGGATGACGGACTCTACTCGGTCAAAGGCATGGTTCCGAGAAACTTGGCAGATAGTAAGCAGTGAAGTTAGAGATCGTTGGAGGTCTATTCCTAGGTCATCGCGATTGAAGAAATCGCTTGACCAGTTGATCGGTCGGACGTGCCGCATCTCTTTTGGCTCATGAGGGCGGTACTCGTAATCGCCGGAGACATAGCCAAAATAAACTCGCCCTTTGTGCAACTTGCTCGGCATCAGAACCAAGTCGCCAACCTGCATGTGGTTTTTAAACCGGTTGAGTTGAGAAGCGTAGCTTGTGGATGTTTGTGCTTTGAGATCTGGGTGCTCTCGCACCATCGAGGCCTTGATGGAGTCTAAGGTAGTTTGCTTATTCACCTCCGGGCCGTAGTCCATACCTGGGATGCCTAGATTGGACTCTAAAGCTTTCTTTTCGCGTTCACCATTACGGCCCGCTCGAAGTACCCAGAAAAAATCCGCACTTGATTCTTCAGGAACCTCTTCTTGCGGGCCCGAATGGACTTCTCGTTGCTTATGCGCTTTAGAGACAAGGTCGTTGATTTCTCGGATCTGATCTTTGCCTAAAGGGTATGGGTTGGAAGCAAGCCAAGTGGCGCCCTCGGCGGTCAAGGAAAAGGACCCCGGTTTAGAGGAGCTGACAAAGCCTAATCTCCTTGCATAGAACACTGCCCATCGCGTCCGGTCTTCCACAACTGATCGGCTTTTGAGCTGGCGGTGAGCTTGTCCTGGAAAGTCCGCTTCAGCAATTTTTTGAACGTCTTCAAATAGTTCAGGGTAAGCGACTACGGACATACCCCGCATCGTCTCTAAGACGACGGGAAGAACGGTTCTCCAGGAAAAAGATTGCTGTCGGTTACTCATCAAAGCATCCTTAGAAGTCAACGCAGGGGGCGTTCTCATAATAATAGGAGAACGATCCACAGGGGATGGGCGTATCTCAATTGGGAACTTCAGGAGGATAAAATCGAGGGGGAAGAACCCCAACCAAAGGAGCTACCATGAACCAGCACAGTTTCCGCCACATCGTAGTGATGGGAGTATCCGGTTCGGGCAAGACAACGGTGGGGGAGGCGTTGTCGCCGTTGGTGGGTCTGGAGTACCGCGATGGCGATGATATGCATCCGCAGGAAAATATCGACAAGATGGCTGCGGGTACACCGCTCAATGATGCTGATCGGGAGCCGTGGTTGAAGCAGATTGGTCAGTGGCTGGCGGATAGGCCAGAAGGCGCGATGGTGGGGTGCAGCGCGTTGAAGCGCAAGTACCGGGATTTGATTCGCGAGTACTGCCCAGCCGTGGTGTTTGTGCACGTGCACGGCGACTTTGATGTGCTGCATGAGCGGATGCAGCACCGACCGGGGCACTTTATGCCGGCGTCGCTCTTGCAGTCGCAGTTCGATACCTTGGAGCCACTGGAAGAAGACGAAACTGGCCGCGTCTTTGATGTGACGCGGCCAGTCGAAGACATTGCCCAGGAAGCTGCTTTCTGGATTAAGGCTGGGGCCTAAAAGAGCGCTGCTACTGCGTAGAGCACCAAGACTAGGGCAAAGCCGATGACGGAAATCAGCATTTGGTTGACTGTCCAGGTCTTCAACGTGGTGACCGTATCCATGCCCATCAGGCGGCCGACGAGCCAGAAACCGGAGTCGTTGACGTGAGAACCGAAGACGGAACCGGCGGCGGTAGCCACGACGATAAGGGCGAGCTGCAGCTCATTGAATCCGCCGGCTTCCACGGCCGGGACCATGAGGGCGGCGGCCGTGGTTAGTGCCACGGTGGCCGAACCTTGGGCTAGGCGCAGCGCCACGGCAATGAGGTAGCAGGCAAGGATGACGGGGATGCCAAGGCCGGAAAGCGAA
This genomic stretch from Corynebacterium tuberculostearicum harbors:
- a CDS encoding GIY-YIG nuclease family protein produces the protein MERECEECFESGYEIPDYLQECLKPDLEIWRESEYREERNDYFWTFELFGRTGEKLYSFLLEPTYDEQQYEVSHVEKTGNWSNYLEEGFLTKFNSKQEAIESLGLKRNCFAKNLARNVVDYRRRFYAAQRLEVNAVHEALKTEELLEELREIYPETEKVIPRAQGFLQKCEMLVSDGGYLDHLIQSEAEHRLTKEQRWKEYGEEYNDSLGPFWDPYNISESVCGDWESHGRRESTYEELRLQWEAGKCLFHVGVDFDDVRLPNQHITGWFEALVDQAEFYLKDLKSSYDTKSKWYQRATVADIAEYTSEIREFLEYPYKNFTEMETLIHSWSEVASRNKVALAELRQKWKKEYECLAREFHVRSYRTHEWLYRAYDSDGSLLYVGISNAPLLRLKSHQSSLRQSTRVSKWFPRMDFYTLQPFSTREAVLEAEKMAILSEKPLYNVELNKGNAKRIRG
- the uriT gene encoding uridine transporter UriT, whose amino-acid sequence is MNAVNEDVGVSDPLKLQPSSYIPLMFALLTAVFAFQLNASMLSPALATMEDELSATTAQIGLTQTAFFTAAALFSLFLPRWGDLIGRRKVLVGMMAVAALGCVASAVAPNVAVLLIGRIIQGVAGPTVPLCLIMLRQQVLNEKQYALLLGIVTSVNGGIAGVDALAGGWLAGNFGYRSVFWTMAILCAIAVVAVQVFTKESTATETPRMDWAGVLPLAVALGCVLTAFNEAGKLAEANWFLVIILLLIGAAGFWAFWNVEKKVADPLVPVAYLKQRRTWALLSTTLLTMTGVFAVMNGLIPNLGQDTDAGAGISASTISWVTLTPYALAGLVFGPIAGWMASKLGYKYVLQTGLIGTVVGLVISIFVVGVPNAWTLLFVSIFLGVTYAGIANIMLNGLGIVLSPADNQGYLPGMNAGAFNLGAGLSFAVLFAVSGSFEHGYRAGMIAGVIILLAALALSFLIPRPESIDDTVAAVNARK
- a CDS encoding alkaline phosphatase D family protein, whose protein sequence is MSDSNSRSSFNRRNFLQIAGVSAAAVAAGINAPAKAGAQSSLSSWGSSQGGELPQDSDLFGLGVAAGTPRHDSMILWTRLAPEPLAEDGHGGMTGGDVRVGWEVAKDEGFGDVVKRGEALAQRELAHSVHPQVTGLEPATEYFYRFRVDGKVSPVGRFKTLPAPDAKVDNFTFTVASCQAWYHGYFTPWKHIAQEPDLDMTIFVGDYIYEYGIVEGDNLWRQGASVPDVFKAKVETLEQYRLRYSLFKSDEHLQAAHARAAMAIVWDDHEVENNYAGKWSEIGTKAEHFLYQRAAAYRAFYENLPVAPPALPDGPNNRIYDSFDVGTLMRFNLVDTRQYREEAAEDASILGAEQEQWLNDKLATSPAQWNVVVNSVVVVPIADSTDQWDGFPAARRRLIESLSKVSDPVVFTGDIHQHCAAEIQTDSGQPVGVELVATSIASDGDGFAGSKSTEWLEKPYVKAMDKRRGYIKVRATREHLDSEFVVVPWIERDDTAPRETAFSFRTNAGEHTLRSL
- a CDS encoding polysaccharide lyase family protein, encoding MGLFSSLSSSSSRRGSSRKNSSDQDSSTPAPGAVAAPPAATGVQAEPQLMENYVTWEPASWDVVLDHYRVIGTDPNGVDVLLGKTIFPFFRHSRRDVAGEKWTYYVKVVDAAGAESTPSGKATSTSLPSVTAGTALATIGSFDRKGTEFQYSPKDYKKIVTAHPDQTITVGPDAKPADVPYLLPGPGDKWAGSKAYTLKWTVNLNQPTAKTALALWLIDTTKLGGILDVTINDFHKQVELPQGATKGSRQGDASGEPTSLRPAAIEFALPENTLQEGENELVFTLREGGWLAWDALGIFAR
- a CDS encoding amidase, with product MPTVSDRLNRAQQNHNAVITIIPFDEHAVDLSPTLKGLPVAFKDIVDVAGVSTTCGTEVNVGRTPVKDAPVVQRLTAKGALPVAKANLQEFSYGILGDASAFGRVINPRDPEVCGGGSSSGSAALVACGALQLTVGSDSAGSVRVPAACQGVLGFKPTFGVIPVEGVFPFAPSFDCIGFFASSIDLIEQAFIATADEESAAAQDVSAVDVTALKAKGERFANLLAALERSDFELTEGADLEDTIAATAKLYEPMRLKEVYDVHRPLLDQRDKYQDVILQRVLGGEDISQEDYDAAARGVEKLREDALALLADAPIILTPTLDSGPLKWSDITPDNTAESAASLRRWTEPFNVLGWPAITVPLRGEEEEGVGDAVQVVGKPGEDLTVLRVARALQALL
- a CDS encoding 5-methylcytosine restriction system specificity protein McrC — protein: MEDAGVELPELIGTMLCDAVEKRFRRELSIGFTLTERNITRVRGRIDMYETARHQLLEKGLIACEFNELTINSKVNRFLRYALEYATQILLDVNSCDAAHRCKVLARRLAQMGVSKPKSTAFPRGRLSPADKKPVAVARLLLELAVPARGDDAHTRFSRKHLTQHELRMLFEKALFGLFQYHLSPIGWKVSSGEWLHWNAQQTPRQLPSMQTDIILRSPEGEITVIDAKFTNMFIENRVGNESLKSPHLYQLYAYLRSQEALGGEWKTAKGIMLYASSGRNLQDETISFFLDGHPVAFACISLETSIREFRQKALHLVAPNLEFLPLEPHETP
- the uriH gene encoding uridine-preferring nucleoside hydrolase UriH, whose protein sequence is MTRKIILDCDPGHDDAVALLLALGNPAIDLLGITTVGGNQTLDKVSHNALVVKEIAGHPDVPVFAGCDRPLVRPVEVAEAIHGSTGMDVEGVQLPEPSTALADAHAIDFIIDTIMSHEPGTITLVPTGPLTNIAMAARKEPRIVERVKEVVLMGGGYHEGNWSPVAEFNIKIDPEAAHIVFEEPWPVTMVGLDLTHQALATPEVEAEIKALNTPVSEFVVGLFGFFRKAYQANQGFDNPPVHDPCTIAYLIDPDIVQTRKAPVHVELAGALTTGMTVTDLREPADASCHTQVATTLDHAGFWRLVTDALKNLA